A window from Mycoplasma phocoeninasale encodes these proteins:
- the argS gene encoding arginine--tRNA ligase produces the protein MNMTKDIIIASINEALKKMNINKPIILTESKNYGDYSTNIALTLQKEIGKKALDIANEICQNIDLNKYSQIREVKVSEPGFINFWVSDSVFADTVNLINKLGEKYGSIEDKNKGPINVEFVSANPTGYLHIGHARNAAIGATLCKILEKAGHKVVREYLVNDYGNQMNNLAISVFSRYQQIFDKDYPMPDDAYRGGDIIEFAQEFYNQNKDKYKGVKYTEEIKMLFRDFGRNFALKNIEKDLKRFGVWFDIYTSETEQYEKNLVWPTIRRLKTTYEKDGATWLATTKGGRDDKDRVIIKSNGDSTYLCADIAYHEWKFLQLNDKEKGTIIDIWGADHSGYVERVKFSFEDLGWRRDQLEIILFQLLRVVKNGKEVKMSKRLGTSLTLRELLDLVGKDAIRFFLIERSYNSKIDFDIAKVNKSDETNPMYIIKYAHARCVQLLEKSTTKNPLAKAFNNEYAQKLINELKEYPDLIAIIAKNYKVNLLPPFLVKLASTFNSFYSNTKVLGSEDEESYLALVKATKIVLANGMELMDLDIPNKM, from the coding sequence ATGAACATGACAAAAGATATTATTATAGCTTCAATTAATGAAGCTTTAAAAAAAATGAACATTAATAAACCCATAATTTTGACAGAATCAAAAAATTATGGAGATTACTCGACAAATATTGCTTTAACTTTACAAAAGGAGATTGGTAAAAAAGCACTAGACATTGCTAATGAAATTTGTCAAAATATTGATTTAAATAAATATTCACAAATTAGAGAAGTAAAGGTTTCAGAACCTGGTTTTATAAATTTCTGAGTATCAGATTCGGTTTTTGCCGATACTGTTAATTTAATCAACAAATTAGGCGAAAAATACGGAAGTATTGAAGATAAAAATAAGGGTCCTATCAATGTGGAGTTTGTATCCGCTAATCCCACTGGATATTTACACATTGGTCATGCTAGAAATGCTGCCATTGGTGCTACCCTATGTAAAATTTTAGAAAAAGCCGGCCATAAAGTTGTTCGAGAGTATTTAGTTAATGATTATGGAAATCAAATGAATAATTTAGCAATTTCAGTTTTTTCAAGATATCAGCAAATTTTCGATAAGGATTATCCAATGCCTGATGATGCTTATCGTGGTGGGGATATTATTGAATTTGCCCAAGAATTTTATAACCAAAACAAAGATAAATATAAGGGTGTTAAATACACTGAGGAAATCAAAATGTTATTTAGAGATTTCGGCAGAAATTTCGCGTTAAAAAATATTGAAAAAGATCTTAAAAGATTTGGTGTATGGTTTGATATATATACATCTGAAACTGAACAATATGAGAAAAATTTAGTTTGACCAACAATCAGGAGATTAAAAACCACTTATGAAAAGGATGGTGCAACATGACTTGCTACAACCAAGGGTGGTAGAGATGATAAAGACCGGGTAATTATTAAAAGCAATGGTGACTCAACATATTTATGTGCAGACATTGCCTACCATGAATGAAAATTTTTACAACTAAATGATAAAGAAAAAGGAACTATCATTGACATCTGAGGAGCTGATCACTCTGGTTATGTTGAAAGAGTTAAATTTTCATTTGAAGATCTAGGATGAAGAAGAGATCAATTAGAAATCATTTTGTTCCAATTGCTAAGAGTTGTTAAAAATGGTAAAGAAGTTAAAATGTCTAAACGTTTAGGAACCTCGTTAACGTTGAGAGAATTACTTGATTTAGTTGGTAAAGATGCCATTCGTTTCTTTTTAATTGAAAGATCATATAATTCAAAAATTGATTTTGATATTGCTAAGGTTAATAAATCAGATGAAACCAATCCAATGTATATTATTAAGTATGCACATGCACGTTGTGTTCAATTGCTTGAAAAATCAACTACTAAAAACCCACTAGCCAAGGCATTTAATAATGAATATGCCCAAAAACTAATTAATGAACTAAAAGAATACCCAGATCTAATTGCGATTATAGCAAAAAACTACAAAGTTAATTTACTACCACCATTTTTAGTAAAATTAGCTAGCACATTTAATTCATTTTACTCTAATACAAAAGTTTTGGGATCAGAGGATGAAGAGTCTTATCTAGCTTTAGTAAAGGCCACCAAAATAGTTTTAGCAAATGGTATGGAATTGATGGATTTAGATATTCCAAACAAAATGTAA
- a CDS encoding class I tRNA ligase family protein: MKKIYLCGPTVYNYPHIGNLRPAMAFDIFIRAQRHLGEKIFFLQNITDIDDKIIQKAIEEKKSELEISQFYEKYYLQQYQNFNLISPDKWIRVTDSLQQMYDYIQRLIDVGAAYQVKQNVFFDVMKFKDIYGAISNQKIDSLISNENNDYGKKNPLDFALWKETNIGVKYHSIFGDGRPGWHTECSCFIDAIFGSESIDIHGGGIDLIFPHHENENIQHYALHQKPIAKQWLHFGTLNYKNQKMSKSLGNIIYPHDFLKSYDADTYRILILTTNYSKPINITDELLNSNQMQINKFKIIANKMQLENISLEYDNELVKKIINLFANLNFANGYSEWIKLTKKESDYGGFIKIATLLGFSFPALKLSDENKKLYLTWKDATKAKDYQRADAIRAKLKEKGII, from the coding sequence ATGAAAAAAATATATTTATGTGGTCCAACTGTTTATAATTATCCGCATATCGGAAACCTAAGGCCAGCAATGGCTTTTGATATTTTTATTAGAGCGCAAAGACATCTTGGAGAAAAGATCTTTTTTCTGCAGAATATTACTGATATTGACGACAAAATTATTCAAAAAGCAATTGAAGAGAAAAAAAGTGAACTTGAAATTTCGCAATTTTATGAAAAATACTATTTACAGCAATATCAAAACTTTAATTTAATATCTCCCGATAAATGAATTAGAGTAACGGATTCACTTCAACAAATGTATGATTACATTCAAAGACTAATTGACGTTGGGGCTGCCTATCAGGTAAAGCAAAATGTTTTCTTTGATGTCATGAAATTTAAAGATATCTATGGTGCGATTAGCAATCAAAAAATTGATAGCTTAATTTCGAACGAAAATAATGATTATGGCAAAAAAAATCCCCTAGACTTTGCGCTATGAAAAGAAACTAATATTGGTGTTAAATACCACAGCATTTTCGGTGATGGCCGGCCAGGGTGACACACTGAATGTAGCTGTTTTATTGACGCTATCTTTGGCAGTGAAAGCATTGATATTCATGGTGGTGGAATTGATTTAATTTTTCCACACCATGAAAATGAAAATATTCAGCATTACGCTTTGCACCAAAAACCAATTGCAAAACAGTGACTACATTTTGGAACCTTAAATTATAAAAATCAAAAAATGTCAAAATCACTTGGAAATATCATTTACCCACATGATTTTTTGAAATCATATGATGCCGATACATATCGTATTTTAATTTTAACCACCAATTATAGCAAACCGATTAATATTACCGATGAGCTACTAAATAGCAATCAGATGCAAATAAATAAGTTTAAGATAATTGCTAACAAAATGCAACTTGAAAATATAAGTCTTGAATATGACAATGAGTTAGTGAAAAAAATAATTAACTTATTTGCTAATTTAAACTTTGCAAATGGTTATAGTGAATGAATTAAATTAACAAAAAAAGAAAGTGATTATGGTGGTTTTATTAAAATTGCTACACTGCTAGGATTTTCTTTTCCAGCACTAAAGCTTAGTGATGAAAATAAAAAATTATATTTAACTTGAAAAGATGCAACAAAAGCAAAAGATTATCAAAGAGCAGATGCCATTCGCGCTAAGCTAAAAGAAAAAGGGATTATTTAA
- the rlmB gene encoding 23S rRNA (guanosine(2251)-2'-O)-methyltransferase RlmB, with translation MRNIIFGKNSVLEALKNGYPIEKLYLQKGLVNRDIKFKNIVYLDLSEMNKMAKGNHQGYIAEIKDYQYYDFGSILKDKPETILMLDHIQDPQNFGAIMRSASVFGIKHIIIPKNRCCEVTATVLKISSGGFKDIKVIKVASLFEAIESLKKNNFWIYASVLNEKAKKLHKTIFSKPTCLIVGNEESGVSNTLIKHSDELIYIEQKEDAIQSLNVATATGILLYEITKK, from the coding sequence ATGAGAAATATTATTTTTGGAAAAAATTCAGTGCTTGAAGCTTTAAAAAATGGCTATCCAATTGAAAAATTATATTTACAAAAGGGATTAGTAAATCGTGATATCAAATTTAAAAATATTGTCTACCTAGACTTATCAGAAATGAATAAAATGGCTAAGGGCAATCACCAAGGATACATTGCAGAAATTAAAGACTATCAATATTATGATTTTGGTTCGATTCTAAAAGATAAACCAGAAACTATTTTGATGCTTGATCATATTCAAGATCCACAAAATTTTGGGGCAATTATGCGCTCTGCTAGTGTTTTTGGAATAAAGCATATCATCATTCCTAAAAATCGTTGCTGTGAAGTGACGGCTACCGTGCTAAAAATATCATCAGGTGGATTTAAGGATATTAAAGTTATCAAAGTGGCTTCATTATTTGAGGCAATTGAATCACTGAAAAAAAATAATTTTTGAATCTATGCCTCAGTTCTTAATGAGAAGGCGAAAAAACTGCATAAAACTATTTTTTCTAAACCAACATGTTTAATTGTTGGCAATGAAGAAAGTGGAGTTTCTAATACCTTAATCAAACACAGTGATGAGTTAATTTATATTGAACAAAAAGAAGATGCGATACAGTCCTTGAATGTTGCCACTGCTACTGGCATTCTCTTATATGAAATTACAAAAAAATAA
- the arcC gene encoding carbamate kinase — protein sequence MSRIVIALGGNALGNNPQEQKELVKVPAKKIAELVKAGHEVIVGHGNGPQVGMIFNGFVSAHSVNAKSPLVPLPEAGAMSQGYIGYHMVSSISNAFVDEGLTEKEVLYILTQTLVDPKDPAFQNPTKPIGPFFTSREEAEAANPNSVIVEDAGRGYRKVVASPKPINFVGINQIKKAIESGATVIVGGGGGIPTVKDKSGYIDGVDGVIDKDFALAKMAALAKADYFIVLTAVDYVKVNYGKPDQKDLKTATKAELEKYISENQFAPGSMLPKVQAAIKFVEEGGKAAFIGDLKDLENIIAEKIGTKVTLN from the coding sequence ATGAGTAGAATTGTTATTGCTTTAGGTGGTAATGCTTTAGGAAATAATCCACAAGAACAAAAAGAACTTGTTAAAGTTCCTGCTAAAAAAATTGCTGAATTAGTTAAAGCGGGACATGAAGTTATTGTTGGTCATGGTAATGGCCCACAAGTAGGAATGATTTTCAATGGCTTTGTTAGCGCTCACTCAGTGAATGCTAAGTCACCACTAGTTCCATTGCCAGAAGCTGGTGCTATGAGTCAAGGTTACATTGGATATCATATGGTATCTTCAATTTCAAATGCTTTCGTTGATGAAGGTCTTACTGAAAAAGAAGTTTTATATATTTTAACCCAAACCTTAGTTGATCCTAAAGATCCTGCTTTTCAAAACCCAACCAAACCAATTGGCCCATTCTTTACTTCAAGAGAAGAAGCAGAAGCTGCCAACCCAAATAGTGTTATAGTTGAAGATGCTGGTCGTGGTTACCGTAAAGTTGTTGCTTCACCAAAACCAATTAACTTTGTTGGTATTAATCAAATCAAAAAGGCTATTGAATCAGGTGCAACCGTTATTGTTGGTGGTGGGGGAGGAATTCCTACCGTTAAAGATAAAAGTGGTTACATTGATGGTGTTGATGGAGTTATTGACAAAGACTTTGCTTTAGCAAAAATGGCTGCTTTAGCAAAAGCTGATTACTTTATTGTTTTAACTGCAGTTGATTATGTTAAAGTTAACTACGGAAAACCAGACCAAAAAGATTTAAAAACCGCAACTAAAGCTGAATTAGAAAAATATATTTCAGAAAATCAATTTGCCCCAGGAAGTATGCTTCCAAAAGTGCAAGCTGCTATTAAATTCGTTGAAGAAGGTGGAAAAGCCGCTTTCATCGGTGATTTAAAAGACCTTGAAAATATTATTGCGGAAAAAATCGGAACAAAAGTTACTTTAAACTAA
- the argF gene encoding ornithine carbamoyltransferase, translated as MPMNLKGRSLDTALNFTTDEITYLLNLSLELKSSKMQGLHVNHRPLTGKNIVILFQKDSTRTRCSFEVAAADLGASCTYIGPSGSNFGKKESVEDTAKVLGEIYDGIEFRGFKQSDVDALVKYSGVPVWNGLTDAEHPTQMLADYMTVMEYKGVDLKGKKIVFAGDIKNNVARSLMIGAAFVGMDIVLCGPKAQWDIVKNAPTHKPVYDAVQKLFERNGGSVSFSDNKLEAAKNADVIYTDVWVSLGEDFSLFESRIAELGAFQVDMPMIKAAKKDVIFLHCLPAFHDDHTLFSAEIKEKFGKQFPVVATGAMEVTDEVFNSKYNKSIQQAGNRMHTIKAVILATMGY; from the coding sequence ATGCCAATGAATTTAAAAGGGCGTAGTCTAGATACCGCCTTAAATTTCACAACAGATGAAATCACTTATCTGTTAAATCTATCTCTAGAATTAAAAAGTTCAAAAATGCAAGGACTACATGTAAATCACCGTCCACTTACAGGAAAAAATATTGTTATTTTATTCCAAAAGGACTCAACTAGAACACGTTGTTCATTTGAAGTAGCAGCTGCTGACTTAGGAGCAAGTTGTACATACATCGGACCATCAGGTTCAAACTTTGGAAAGAAAGAATCAGTTGAAGATACTGCTAAAGTTTTAGGAGAAATCTATGACGGTATTGAATTCCGTGGATTCAAACAAAGTGATGTTGATGCTTTAGTTAAATACTCAGGAGTTCCAGTATGAAATGGACTAACTGATGCAGAACACCCTACACAAATGTTAGCTGACTATATGACAGTTATGGAATACAAGGGAGTTGACCTAAAAGGTAAGAAAATTGTTTTTGCCGGCGATATTAAAAACAATGTTGCTCGTTCATTAATGATTGGTGCTGCTTTTGTTGGTATGGACATTGTTTTATGTGGGCCAAAAGCACAATGAGATATTGTTAAAAATGCCCCAACTCACAAACCAGTTTACGACGCTGTTCAAAAATTATTTGAACGTAATGGTGGCTCAGTATCATTTTCAGATAACAAATTAGAAGCTGCTAAAAATGCTGATGTTATCTACACAGACGTATGAGTATCACTAGGAGAAGATTTTTCATTATTTGAATCAAGAATCGCTGAATTAGGAGCTTTCCAAGTTGATATGCCTATGATTAAAGCTGCTAAGAAAGATGTTATCTTCCTACACTGTTTACCAGCATTCCACGATGATCACACTTTATTCTCAGCTGAAATTAAAGAAAAATTTGGTAAACAATTCCCAGTTGTTGCTACCGGAGCAATGGAAGTAACTGATGAAGTATTTAACTCAAAATACAACAAATCAATTCAACAAGCTGGAAACCGTATGCACACAATTAAAGCTGTTATTCTAGCAACAATGGGATACTAA
- a CDS encoding HAD family acid phosphatase — protein MIKWKFLLGALAPLAALPVVVASCTNKSSKDTGSTKEESIADIKKKLEDNIEKLSEQQKIELINALDVTKTLNTDQKAELIEKLNKGAGAVSSIVWYMNSAESRIAQIQAYRLATIAFDNLKKRAETDKMDYAALKQADGKVSNPADGKFVPVVFMDIDETVFINEYTQAWTITDNNGQFSETKKDSIDAIGNRKPIPGAIEFIKHVFEAGGIVMFNSGIRQLRPSIDGIKKNLIAAGLDAKYVHDWMFWTSGVNPLKADGTYQKAPWKEAIRDSAEAEGRDFWRATTKNQRMNAVSDNEAGWDFSQSQEGSGKAVKTRVIMRIGDDFNDFYDDAYKSERSTTKSKEFSKMEKVEKLFKDENGSKGIKVVKDKVTKKVTITDLDWYQFNVQVPGNSIYGGWNHGYGFGSYKKLWDALKEIKQNSQDQKQPQSTN, from the coding sequence ATGATTAAATGAAAATTTTTGCTAGGAGCTTTGGCGCCCCTTGCTGCGCTACCTGTTGTTGTAGCCTCATGTACTAATAAAAGCAGCAAAGACACGGGATCTACTAAAGAAGAGTCAATTGCTGACATTAAGAAAAAATTAGAAGATAATATCGAAAAATTATCAGAACAACAAAAAATTGAGCTAATTAATGCTCTTGATGTTACCAAAACATTAAATACTGACCAAAAAGCAGAGCTGATTGAAAAATTAAATAAAGGTGCTGGCGCTGTTAGTTCAATTGTTTGATACATGAACTCAGCTGAATCAAGAATTGCTCAAATTCAAGCTTACCGACTAGCAACTATCGCTTTTGATAATTTAAAAAAACGTGCTGAAACTGACAAAATGGATTATGCTGCTTTAAAACAGGCAGATGGAAAAGTAAGCAACCCCGCAGACGGAAAATTCGTACCAGTAGTATTCATGGACATTGATGAAACTGTATTTATCAATGAATACACTCAAGCGTGAACAATTACTGACAATAACGGTCAATTTTCAGAAACAAAAAAAGATTCGATTGATGCTATCGGTAATAGAAAGCCTATTCCTGGCGCAATTGAATTCATCAAACATGTTTTTGAGGCAGGGGGAATTGTTATGTTTAACTCAGGAATTAGACAATTAAGACCTTCAATTGATGGAATCAAAAAGAACTTAATTGCTGCAGGATTAGATGCCAAGTATGTACATGATTGAATGTTCTGAACTTCAGGAGTAAATCCACTAAAAGCTGATGGTACTTATCAAAAAGCCCCTTGAAAAGAAGCAATCAGAGATTCTGCAGAAGCTGAAGGAAGAGATTTTTGAAGAGCTACAACAAAGAATCAAAGAATGAATGCCGTTAGTGATAACGAAGCTGGTTGAGATTTCTCACAATCACAAGAAGGTTCAGGTAAAGCGGTTAAAACTAGAGTAATCATGCGAATTGGCGATGACTTTAATGATTTCTATGATGATGCTTACAAGAGTGAAAGAAGTACCACAAAAAGCAAGGAATTTTCTAAGATGGAAAAAGTTGAAAAATTATTTAAGGATGAAAATGGTTCTAAAGGTATTAAAGTAGTTAAAGATAAGGTCACAAAGAAAGTTACAATTACTGATTTAGATTGATATCAATTCAATGTTCAAGTACCTGGTAATTCAATTTATGGTGGATGAAACCATGGTTATGGTTTTGGTTCATATAAGAAATTATGAGATGCTTTAAAGGAAATTAAGCAAAACTCACAAGATCAAAAACAACCACAAAGTACAAATTAA
- a CDS encoding MAGa3780 family membrane protein, whose protein sequence is MKFEQTMYKKMLNKRNPYYTAALVFGILLLLTNASILCYYFYAYGIQPLLEKYNNPEVRALMPKVNLYPDALAAMWKQAGSFTMLSNFILSFALIVFALHHKSQRVQYFYFFAVVNISITFLIYWTLIFFVLLQSGGWNNLGKALPSFILHAVNPAIGMIFLIIGRKEIALKTSDLWLTNVMGLVYFFFAMITFFMGSQLLPDKNDSEAYIKYNVVVYKFLNFIQPFFYTGRNLGVVIVLDILLFVMATSLPAGIAWFWKGVLRIKKHQVTLKINVEDQK, encoded by the coding sequence ATGAAATTCGAACAAACTATGTATAAAAAAATGCTTAATAAAAGAAATCCCTATTATACTGCGGCATTAGTATTTGGGATTCTTCTTTTATTAACAAATGCATCTATTCTATGCTACTATTTCTATGCTTATGGAATTCAACCATTACTAGAAAAGTACAACAATCCTGAAGTAAGAGCATTAATGCCAAAAGTTAACTTATATCCTGATGCGCTAGCCGCAATGTGAAAGCAAGCCGGATCATTTACGATGTTAAGTAACTTTATTCTATCATTTGCTCTAATTGTATTTGCTTTACATCACAAATCGCAACGTGTTCAATATTTTTACTTTTTTGCTGTAGTTAATATTTCAATTACATTTCTAATTTATTGAACCCTAATATTCTTTGTGCTACTGCAAAGTGGCGGTTGAAATAATTTAGGAAAGGCACTTCCAAGCTTTATTCTTCATGCTGTAAACCCTGCAATCGGAATGATATTTTTAATCATTGGTCGAAAAGAAATTGCCTTAAAAACATCAGATTTATGACTAACTAATGTTATGGGTCTAGTTTATTTCTTTTTTGCGATGATAACATTCTTCATGGGGAGTCAACTACTACCCGATAAAAATGATTCAGAAGCCTACATTAAATATAATGTTGTTGTTTATAAGTTTTTAAACTTCATTCAACCATTTTTCTACACTGGTCGAAATCTCGGAGTAGTTATAGTTTTAGATATTCTGCTATTTGTTATGGCCACTTCACTTCCCGCTGGAATTGCTTGATTTTGAAAAGGTGTTTTAAGAATCAAAAAACATCAAGTTACACTAAAAATTAATGTTGAAGACCAAAAGTAA
- a CDS encoding MSC_0618 family F1-like ATPase beta subunit, with product MTGVVTKIWSDIIEIEFSKKTLPAINSLLTLHNGETFLLVKRIIDEQTIRAIIVYNAKDIAINEKVENTGKTFLVPVGKNSKNNIYNFWGHPLLETKIKPKYVEMNSTLTSTRFLDSQIEIVETGIKAIDFFMPIIKGYKLGIFGGAGVGKTVLMKEIIFNVNRHKKSTANIFIGSGERSREAIELYDELKSSNLMENSSMYISKMNESPGARTSIVPIGITAAEYLRDIEKEDVLLFVDNIYRFIQAENEVSASLGKKPSVGGYQSTLESDVAKIEDRLFKNENGSITSFQTIFLPMDDLSDPSAVAVFNHLDGNLVLSREQTAKNIFPAFDPLASSSNSISADIIGKRHYDAIVETKKILKAYKDLEDVILILGFDELDKENKIIVKKALQLENFFTQNFFMTEQFTKAPGVYVPLKDTVESVIRILEGKYIKQSPEIFSYVGSNLNIPTDDEIAENN from the coding sequence ATGACTGGTGTTGTTACAAAAATTTGATCAGATATTATTGAAATTGAATTTTCAAAAAAAACTTTACCTGCAATTAACTCGCTTTTAACTTTACACAATGGTGAAACATTTTTATTAGTTAAAAGAATTATTGATGAACAAACTATTCGGGCAATTATTGTTTATAATGCCAAAGATATAGCGATTAATGAAAAAGTTGAAAATACCGGAAAAACATTTCTTGTTCCAGTTGGTAAAAATTCTAAAAATAATATCTACAACTTCTGAGGTCATCCACTACTGGAAACTAAAATTAAACCAAAATATGTTGAAATGAATTCAACTCTGACTTCAACAAGATTTTTAGATTCGCAAATTGAAATTGTTGAAACTGGAATTAAAGCAATTGATTTCTTCATGCCAATTATTAAAGGTTATAAACTAGGAATTTTTGGTGGTGCCGGAGTTGGTAAAACTGTTTTAATGAAGGAAATTATTTTTAACGTTAATCGTCATAAAAAATCAACTGCCAATATTTTCATTGGTTCTGGAGAGAGATCGCGTGAAGCGATTGAATTATACGATGAGCTAAAATCATCTAATTTAATGGAAAACTCATCAATGTATATCTCAAAAATGAACGAATCGCCAGGAGCAAGAACCTCAATTGTTCCAATCGGTATTACTGCAGCGGAATATTTACGTGATATTGAAAAAGAAGATGTCTTACTTTTCGTTGATAATATTTATCGTTTCATCCAAGCAGAAAATGAAGTTAGTGCTTCATTAGGTAAAAAGCCATCAGTTGGTGGATATCAATCAACTCTTGAAAGTGATGTTGCGAAAATTGAAGATCGTTTATTTAAAAATGAAAATGGTTCGATTACATCATTTCAAACAATTTTCCTACCAATGGATGATTTAAGTGACCCTTCTGCAGTGGCAGTTTTCAATCACTTGGATGGTAATTTAGTTCTTTCACGTGAACAAACAGCAAAAAATATTTTCCCAGCCTTTGATCCACTAGCTAGTTCATCAAATTCAATTAGTGCTGATATTATTGGTAAACGTCACTACGATGCAATTGTTGAAACTAAGAAAATTTTAAAAGCTTATAAAGACCTAGAAGATGTTATCTTAATTCTTGGTTTTGATGAACTTGATAAAGAAAATAAAATTATTGTTAAAAAAGCTTTACAACTTGAAAACTTCTTCACCCAAAATTTCTTCATGACAGAGCAGTTTACTAAAGCACCTGGAGTTTATGTTCCACTAAAAGATACTGTTGAAAGTGTTATTAGAATCTTAGAAGGTAAATACATTAAACAAAGTCCAGAGATCTTCTCATATGTTGGATCTAATTTAAATATTCCAACTGATGATGAGATTGCTGAAAACAATTAA
- a CDS encoding MSC_0619 family F1-like ATPase alpha subunit, which yields MDKKITNPKVSAVFDYIVKVEGKHDYQQRKVFYLEDNKNIKLFLINAAEDQAYLISNANPGEIQIGASIIEDDEKQTVFSSKDHFGRIIDIHGNAYYPKKVDIKQKAGDLERPIFGLAHNLMTVKKLNEQLYTGITVVDLLIPIGKGQRELIIGDRQTGKTHIAINTIINAARKNVKCVYVAIGQKRENITSIYNNLTKYDAMKNTIIIDAPATSVYEQYLAPYVGMAHAENISANDDVLIVFDDLTKHANIFREIALLTDKPVGKEAMPGDMFFAHSSLLERAGSFVNRKTITALPILQTIDGDITSLISSNIISITDGQIVTSADLFSAGKFPAINVDLSVSRTGSSVQNRLLTKAAGEIGKIFRAYKRHLKLAMLDYELNKETSILLYKGKMIEKMFNQVGFSLHSENLTIFMTKIISWGILRNIKDEQKALKFLDALLEINLEAKGIFEHIRKNEKYDDKISKNFFAYSLKQYSDFMNLDWKVEYEHGFVPFSTETLELIAKRIGDK from the coding sequence ATGGATAAAAAAATTACAAATCCAAAAGTTTCTGCAGTGTTTGATTATATAGTCAAAGTTGAAGGGAAACATGATTATCAACAAAGAAAAGTCTTTTATTTAGAAGATAACAAGAATATCAAATTATTTCTAATCAACGCCGCCGAAGATCAAGCATATTTAATTTCAAATGCTAATCCAGGCGAAATTCAAATCGGTGCTTCTATTATTGAAGATGATGAAAAACAAACAGTTTTTAGTTCGAAAGATCATTTTGGAAGGATTATTGATATTCACGGAAACGCCTATTATCCTAAAAAGGTTGACATTAAACAAAAGGCCGGAGACCTTGAAAGACCAATTTTTGGCCTAGCACATAATTTGATGACTGTGAAGAAATTAAATGAACAGCTTTATACTGGAATCACGGTTGTTGATTTGCTAATCCCAATTGGAAAGGGACAAAGAGAGCTAATTATTGGTGATCGTCAAACTGGTAAAACTCATATTGCTATTAATACAATCATTAATGCGGCAAGAAAAAATGTCAAGTGTGTTTATGTAGCAATTGGTCAAAAACGCGAAAACATTACTAGCATCTATAACAACTTAACCAAATATGATGCAATGAAAAATACAATTATTATTGATGCGCCTGCAACAAGTGTTTATGAACAATATTTAGCGCCATATGTTGGTATGGCTCATGCCGAAAACATTTCAGCTAATGATGATGTTTTAATAGTGTTTGATGATTTAACAAAACATGCCAATATTTTTAGAGAAATTGCTCTTCTGACTGATAAGCCTGTCGGTAAAGAAGCAATGCCTGGCGATATGTTCTTTGCGCACTCATCATTACTTGAAAGAGCGGGCTCATTTGTCAATAGAAAGACTATTACTGCTCTACCAATTCTGCAAACCATCGACGGTGATATTACTTCATTGATTTCATCAAATATCATTTCGATTACTGACGGTCAAATTGTAACTAGCGCTGACTTATTTTCGGCCGGTAAGTTTCCAGCGATTAATGTTGATTTATCGGTTTCAAGAACTGGTTCATCAGTTCAAAACCGTCTGCTAACCAAAGCGGCAGGAGAAATTGGAAAAATCTTTAGAGCTTATAAAAGACATCTAAAACTAGCAATGTTAGATTATGAACTTAATAAAGAGACATCAATTTTGTTATATAAAGGTAAAATGATTGAAAAAATGTTTAATCAAGTTGGTTTTTCTCTTCATTCCGAAAATCTAACTATCTTCATGACTAAGATAATTTCATGGGGAATTTTAAGAAATATTAAAGATGAGCAAAAAGCACTTAAGTTCTTAGATGCACTACTGGAAATAAATTTAGAAGCAAAAGGAATCTTTGAGCATATTAGAAAAAATGAAAAATATGATGATAAGATTAGCAAAAACTTTTTTGCATATTCACTAAAGCAATACTCTGATTTTATGAATTTAGATTGAAAAGTGGAATATGAACATGGTTTTGTTCCATTTAGCACAGAAACTTTAGAATTAATTGCTAAAAGAATAGGAGACAAATAA